The Candidatus Tumulicola sp. genomic sequence CGTTCTTCTCAGTCTGCGCTCGAGAGCGCTTGGTCTGCGCGCCGAGCGCGCCGAGCGGCGCTTTGCCGAATTGGAGAACATCGCTCCTGCGTTGACCAACGCCGCGATGGAGTCTACCGCAGCGACGTGCTCCAGAATTCTCGACCGCGTCGCCGTGCTCGTGCCCGCTCAGACGCTCCTGTGCTTTTACGTGGACGGCGGCCATTTGATGCTGGGCGCCAAACGCGGCCCGGCCTATATCGAATTCTTGCGCGAAGGCGAGCCCTACGACGGCGATACGATCGTCGACTGGGTGAAGCGCGAGGCGCGCACGGCCATCACGGGACCTGGCCCGTACGCGACGGTCGGCCCGATCGACGCGATCGATCTCGGTGCATCACCGACGGGCGCGAAACTCGAGATCGGTCCCATCGCCGGCAGCCGCGACACGCTGTGGGCCGCGGCAGTTCCGATGCTGCGTCCGCAAGCGCAAGGCCGGCGCGCCGAAGTCGTCGGTGTGCTGTACGCCGACCGCCCGCGCAAGAGCCCGTTCACGACGGACGATATGCTCACGCTCTCGACGATCGCGCAGCTGGCCGGTGACGCGCTGCAACGCGCGCGCTTTACGGATCAAGTCCGCCGGACCTCCGACATCGACGGGCTCACGGGGCTGCTCACGCCGGTGAGTTTCCGGAGGCGTTTGCGCGATGAGGTCGAGACACGGCGTCGCCGCTCGGGCAGATCGTCCGTGGCGCTGTACTTCATCGACACGGATCTCTTCAAACAGTGGAATGATCGCTTCGGCCACGCAGCGGGCGATGCGCTGCTGAAGCGGCTTGCCGCGACTTTCAAAGAGCTGGCCGCCCGCACCGAGGGCTTTGCGGGCCGCAACGGCGGCGACGAGTTCTGCATCGCCGTTCTCGATGGCCGCAAAGAAGACGCGATCAGGCTCGGACAGGACCTGTGCCGGCGCATCGCATCGGCCGATTTCACGTCGCGCGACGGATCGCCGCACGTGACGATCAGCATCGGCCTTGCGCAGTATCCCGAAGACGTCGATCCCGATGAGCGGCAGCCCGCGGATCGGCTGTTGGAGACCGCCGACGCGCAGATGTATGAAGCCAAACACGCCGGCCGCAATACGCTGTCGTTCGTGCGCGCCAGACCGATCGCCGCGCGCGAATAAATTGAGGCACTTCGAGTCTCTATGTTGCCTCGAAATGCCTCATGCGCGTTAGACGCACCGCTGTGACGCTCCGTCTTGCGTTCCGGCATTGTCGCCTCCGACCGCCTCGCCCCAATTGACGAGGAACCTGCCGGCGGCCACGAGCCAGCGCGCGTAGCGGCGGCGGGCAGCGTTGTAGCGCCGCTCATCGGCGGACGCGCCAAGCCGCAGTCTCGCGACATCATCGCGTACTTCGCCTTGACGCTGGCGAACCGCGTCCAACGAAACCCAGTCGTTCATTGCTCTCACCTCCCTAACGATCCGGGGCTAAGGCCCCGGCACTACATCTAAAAGCGGCCCCGGCACTACATTGGGCCGCAAAAAAACGAGACCCCCGCATCGCGGAGGCCTCGAACACTTTAGACCTGGTAGGCTTTTCCAAGCCTACCTCGTCTGCGATCGCTCAACCCCTCCGCGCATAACGGCAACTCGCGCGATCCCCAACGGGAGATCGCCAAGATTCAAAGCCG encodes the following:
- a CDS encoding GGDEF domain-containing protein, with the translated sequence MAVAVIVLLSLRSRALGLRAERAERRFAELENIAPALTNAAMESTAATCSRILDRVAVLVPAQTLLCFYVDGGHLMLGAKRGPAYIEFLREGEPYDGDTIVDWVKREARTAITGPGPYATVGPIDAIDLGASPTGAKLEIGPIAGSRDTLWAAAVPMLRPQAQGRRAEVVGVLYADRPRKSPFTTDDMLTLSTIAQLAGDALQRARFTDQVRRTSDIDGLTGLLTPVSFRRRLRDEVETRRRRSGRSSVALYFIDTDLFKQWNDRFGHAAGDALLKRLAATFKELAARTEGFAGRNGGDEFCIAVLDGRKEDAIRLGQDLCRRIASADFTSRDGSPHVTISIGLAQYPEDVDPDERQPADRLLETADAQMYEAKHAGRNTLSFVRARPIAARE